One genomic segment of Dysosmobacter sp. Marseille-Q4140 includes these proteins:
- a CDS encoding TetR/AcrR family transcriptional regulator: protein MAKQIEGVYENVLRCARQEFLEKGFALASLRDIAKAAGTSTGSIYTRFTDKAGLFRALVEPAAGELKRRFLEIQESFHQFDGPTQQKEMGRYTAHAQEGLFDYIYEHLPEFELLLRRAAGTEYAHYIDELVEIEVSYTYKYMEVIGCESVRSGQVTEDLIHIVTTAYFNGMFEPVRHRMDKARALHYVRQLNRYHMAGFETIFHPENFR from the coding sequence ATGGCAAAGCAGATTGAAGGGGTCTATGAAAATGTGCTTCGCTGCGCCCGTCAGGAATTTTTGGAAAAAGGTTTTGCTCTGGCATCCCTGCGGGATATCGCCAAGGCGGCGGGAACCAGCACCGGCTCCATCTATACCCGCTTTACTGACAAGGCGGGATTGTTCCGGGCCCTGGTGGAGCCTGCCGCGGGAGAGCTGAAGCGCCGTTTTTTGGAGATTCAGGAGTCTTTTCACCAGTTTGACGGCCCAACCCAGCAGAAGGAGATGGGGCGTTACACCGCCCATGCCCAGGAGGGACTGTTTGACTACATCTATGAGCACCTGCCGGAGTTTGAACTGCTGCTCCGCCGGGCCGCCGGGACGGAATATGCCCACTATATTGACGAGTTGGTGGAGATCGAAGTCAGTTACACCTACAAATACATGGAGGTCATCGGCTGTGAGAGCGTCCGCTCCGGTCAGGTCACCGAGGACTTGATCCATATCGTTACCACCGCCTACTTCAACGGAATGTTTGAGCCGGTGCGGCACCGCATGGATAAGGCCCGGGCGCTCCACTATGTCCGCCAGCTCAACCGCTATCACATGGCAGGATTTGAAACGATTTTTCATCCTGAAAACTTCCGGT
- a CDS encoding TetR/AcrR family transcriptional regulator, whose amino-acid sequence MAKPDTSIDPRIMDSAKEEFRTLGFEKASLKSICQRAGVTTGALYKRYAGKEELFRAVVADTVADLDAVYEERTAVPASALSDEDLIRAWYMDEEYMLWWFRFLNERRDGFVLLLTGAEGTAYANFQHDWVEKMTEGTWTYYAEARRRGLCTVDMTQEELHVVLSAFWTTIYEPFIHAFAWPEIQRHCTLVCRLFDWYAALGFPKG is encoded by the coding sequence ATGGCAAAACCGGATACTTCCATTGACCCTCGGATCATGGACAGCGCCAAAGAGGAGTTCCGGACGCTGGGCTTTGAGAAGGCTTCCCTGAAATCCATCTGCCAGCGGGCTGGGGTGACAACCGGGGCTCTTTATAAGCGTTACGCCGGAAAAGAGGAACTGTTTCGCGCTGTGGTGGCGGATACGGTGGCGGATTTGGATGCTGTTTATGAGGAGCGGACGGCGGTGCCGGCATCCGCCCTCTCCGACGAAGACCTGATCCGGGCGTGGTATATGGATGAGGAATACATGCTGTGGTGGTTCCGCTTTCTCAATGAGCGGCGGGATGGCTTTGTGCTGCTGCTCACCGGAGCGGAGGGCACCGCTTACGCCAACTTCCAGCACGACTGGGTGGAGAAAATGACGGAAGGCACCTGGACCTACTACGCCGAGGCCAGACGCCGAGGGTTATGTACGGTGGACATGACGCAAGAGGAACTCCATGTGGTCCTGTCCGCCTTCTGGACCACCATTTACGAGCCCTTTATCCACGCCTTCGCCTGGCCGGAGATCCAGCGCCACTGCACTTTGGTCTGCCGTCTCTTTGACTGGTACGCTGCCCTGGGATTCCCCAAGGGATGA
- a CDS encoding ABC transporter ATP-binding protein: MFQKVLRYTGRHRKTTYASILVLVAGVAMSVLPYFFLYRLLRPLLTGGSLTLEETLFNAGAMALCMVLYSLLYVEGLALSHRSAYHTLENLRLHLQSKLEKQPLGAIQEKGVGVWKKMFIDDIESMELLLAHALPEGLSNLAVPVVVFAAMFLTDWKLGLLSLCSLPLGVLAMGMMYRSGMSKMGDYYAAGQKMNNTIVEYINGMEVVKVFNRDGESYHRFETDVKNYRDFTLDWFRACWLWMALYTSILPCVALVLLPAGGYLVLTGASTLPDYALVLCMSFSVGPPLIRAMNFMSVLPQLSYKIDQMESLFNIPPLKEGKTDFNGNDLQIRFENVRFSYEKDEVLHGISFSVPQGSLTALVGESGSGKSTLTKLLVHFYDVTDGRITLGGQDLREMSLASLNEQISFVAQEQFLFNTSLLENIRLGRPGATDEEVLAAAERAQCGEFLKRLEKGIYTMAGDGGKGLSGGERQRIALARAILKDAPIVVLDEATAFLDPENEEKMNAAIAEVIRGKTVIVIAHRLQSIAGADQIVVLDQGNVAGIGRHDTLRKTCPAYEKLWRAAEGAAAWRVSAEKGGDEA; this comes from the coding sequence GTGTTTCAAAAAGTCCTGCGCTACACTGGACGCCACCGGAAGACGACTTATGCCTCCATTCTGGTACTGGTGGCCGGCGTGGCCATGAGCGTGCTGCCCTATTTCTTCCTCTACCGCCTGCTGCGGCCCCTGCTGACTGGGGGCAGTCTCACGTTGGAGGAAACCCTGTTCAACGCCGGGGCCATGGCTCTGTGCATGGTCCTCTACAGCCTTCTTTATGTGGAGGGGCTGGCTCTGTCTCATCGCTCCGCCTATCATACTTTGGAAAACCTCCGGCTCCATCTCCAGAGCAAGCTGGAAAAGCAGCCCCTGGGCGCGATCCAGGAGAAGGGCGTTGGAGTCTGGAAGAAGATGTTCATTGACGACATTGAGAGCATGGAACTTCTGCTGGCCCACGCCCTGCCGGAAGGGCTGTCCAATCTGGCGGTGCCGGTGGTGGTATTTGCGGCCATGTTCCTCACGGACTGGAAGCTGGGTCTGCTTTCCCTCTGCTCCCTTCCGCTGGGCGTGCTGGCCATGGGCATGATGTACCGCTCCGGCATGAGCAAGATGGGAGACTACTACGCCGCCGGGCAGAAAATGAACAACACCATCGTGGAGTACATCAACGGCATGGAAGTCGTGAAAGTCTTCAACCGGGACGGAGAGTCCTATCACCGCTTTGAGACCGATGTAAAAAACTACCGTGATTTTACGCTGGATTGGTTCCGGGCCTGCTGGCTGTGGATGGCCCTCTACACCAGCATTTTGCCCTGCGTGGCGCTGGTGCTGCTGCCAGCCGGCGGCTATCTGGTACTCACCGGCGCCTCCACCCTGCCGGATTACGCGCTGGTATTGTGCATGTCTTTTTCCGTGGGACCGCCTCTGATCCGAGCCATGAACTTTATGTCGGTGCTGCCCCAGCTGAGCTACAAGATCGATCAAATGGAATCTCTGTTCAATATTCCGCCCCTGAAAGAAGGAAAAACGGATTTCAACGGAAACGATTTGCAGATCCGCTTTGAGAATGTGCGGTTTTCTTATGAAAAGGACGAAGTCCTCCACGGCATCTCCTTCTCTGTCCCACAGGGGAGCCTTACCGCTTTGGTGGGAGAATCCGGCAGCGGGAAGTCGACCCTTACCAAGCTGCTGGTCCACTTTTACGATGTGACGGACGGACGCATCACGCTGGGGGGGCAAGACCTGCGAGAGATGTCCCTCGCCTCTCTGAATGAGCAGATCTCCTTCGTCGCGCAGGAGCAGTTCCTGTTCAACACCAGCCTGTTGGAGAACATCCGGCTGGGAAGACCCGGCGCCACCGACGAGGAGGTGCTGGCGGCGGCGGAACGGGCTCAATGCGGAGAGTTTCTGAAACGGCTGGAAAAAGGAATCTATACCATGGCCGGCGATGGCGGCAAAGGGCTTTCCGGCGGGGAGCGGCAGCGGATCGCCCTGGCCCGGGCGATTTTGAAGGACGCTCCCATCGTGGTGCTGGATGAGGCCACCGCTTTTTTGGACCCGGAGAATGAGGAGAAAATGAACGCCGCCATTGCCGAGGTGATCCGGGGCAAGACGGTCATCGTCATCGCCCACCGGCTTCAGTCCATTGCAGGTGCCGATCAGATCGTGGTGCTGGACCAGGGCAATGTGGCAGGGATCGGCCGCCACGATACATTGCGAAAGACTTGCCCCGCCTATGAAAAACTGTGGCGGGCTGCCGAGGGAGCCGCTGCCTGGCGTGTCTCTGCGGAGAAAGGAGGCGACGAGGCATGA
- a CDS encoding ABC transporter ATP-binding protein, which translates to MIALMKRILSVSGPYQGRIKLAFVFAFLKAMLSKAPIGLSFLALGAFLQGTITARLCLWLAVGTVGCVLLECLCQNIADRLQAAAGYMVFADLRMELGRHLRRLPMGYFTEGNIGKISSVLSTDMVFIEENCMHDIANMMSYTFAQAILVLWLAFLNSWLGLAALVVVGIIWQLGRASLGSTLAHSDVRQEQSEALTRAVLDYVEGIGIAKTFNLLGERSAQLTENFARSRKVSIAFEKSQAPWMRALYLVCGLGSVLIIPLSLWLYGRGQLSITFLLGVLLFVFDLFGPIKALYSQATRLTVMNACMDRIEAVLAQPELPDRGRETLPKAGGAPEVEFRNVTFAYGEKEVLHDVSFTLERNRMLALVGPSGGGKSTVANLLSRFWDVKRGQVLVRGRDIRDIPLSDLMDQISMVFQRVYLFQDTVYNNIAMGRTDATREEVYEAARKARCYDFIMELPDGFDTVIGEGGASLSGGERQRISIARCILKDAPIVILDEATASVDADNESYIQEAITQLCRGKTLLVIAHRLNTIRHADEILVIDQGRIVQAGDHDKLMAEEGIYRRFITARSNPTSWCR; encoded by the coding sequence ATGATCGCGCTGATGAAACGAATCCTGTCCGTATCCGGCCCCTATCAGGGGCGGATCAAGCTGGCCTTTGTCTTTGCGTTCCTGAAGGCCATGCTGTCCAAGGCTCCCATCGGCTTGTCTTTCCTGGCCCTGGGTGCCTTTCTCCAGGGAACCATAACGGCACGGCTGTGCTTGTGGCTGGCGGTGGGCACGGTGGGCTGCGTGCTGCTGGAGTGCCTGTGCCAGAATATCGCTGACCGGCTCCAGGCCGCGGCGGGCTATATGGTATTCGCCGATCTGCGCATGGAGCTGGGGCGGCATCTGCGCCGCCTGCCCATGGGCTATTTCACAGAGGGCAACATCGGCAAAATCAGTTCCGTTCTGTCCACCGACATGGTGTTTATTGAGGAGAACTGTATGCACGACATTGCCAACATGATGAGCTATACCTTTGCCCAGGCCATTCTGGTGCTGTGGCTGGCCTTCCTGAATTCCTGGCTGGGACTGGCCGCCTTGGTGGTGGTAGGGATCATCTGGCAGCTGGGCCGCGCTTCCCTGGGGAGCACCCTGGCTCACTCTGATGTCCGACAGGAGCAGAGCGAGGCTCTCACACGGGCGGTACTGGACTATGTGGAGGGCATCGGCATCGCCAAGACCTTCAACCTGCTGGGAGAGCGTTCCGCGCAGCTCACCGAGAATTTCGCCCGGAGCCGCAAGGTCAGCATTGCGTTCGAGAAAAGCCAGGCCCCCTGGATGCGGGCCCTTTATCTGGTGTGCGGTCTGGGCTCGGTGCTGATAATTCCCCTGTCTCTCTGGCTCTATGGCCGGGGGCAACTCTCCATCACCTTCCTGCTGGGTGTCCTGCTCTTCGTCTTTGACCTCTTCGGCCCCATTAAGGCACTCTACAGCCAAGCCACCCGCCTGACGGTGATGAACGCCTGCATGGACCGGATCGAGGCGGTACTGGCCCAACCAGAACTACCTGACCGGGGCCGGGAGACCTTACCCAAAGCCGGCGGTGCCCCGGAGGTAGAGTTCCGAAATGTCACCTTTGCCTACGGGGAGAAAGAGGTACTGCATGATGTCTCCTTCACGCTGGAGAGAAACCGGATGCTGGCCCTGGTGGGCCCCTCCGGCGGCGGCAAGAGTACGGTAGCCAACCTGCTCTCCCGGTTCTGGGATGTGAAACGGGGGCAGGTTCTGGTACGGGGCAGGGACATCCGCGATATTCCTCTTTCTGATCTGATGGATCAGATCTCTATGGTGTTCCAGCGGGTCTACTTATTCCAGGATACCGTCTATAACAACATCGCCATGGGACGGACAGACGCCACACGGGAGGAGGTCTATGAGGCGGCCAGAAAAGCCCGATGCTATGACTTCATCATGGAGCTGCCCGACGGCTTTGACACGGTCATCGGCGAAGGTGGAGCCAGCCTATCCGGCGGAGAGCGACAGCGAATCTCCATTGCTCGCTGCATTCTGAAGGATGCTCCCATCGTCATTCTGGATGAGGCCACTGCCAGCGTGGACGCCGACAACGAGAGCTACATCCAGGAGGCCATCACCCAGCTGTGCCGGGGTAAGACCCTGCTGGTCATTGCCCACCGGCTCAATACCATTCGCCACGCCGATGAGATCCTGGTCATCGACCAGGGGCGCATCGTCCAGGCCGGCGACCATGACAAACTTATGGCGGAGGAGGGCATTTACCGCCGCTTCATCACCGCCCGCTCCAATCCCACCAGTTGGTGCCGGTAA
- a CDS encoding class I SAM-dependent methyltransferase — translation MDDNKQFWERFSRHYSGFMRRSQATYQQICKAMRPFLKRDMDVLELACGTGQLSVPLSPCVRSWEATDFSSEMIRQAKKQVHSSRLHFSVQDATKLPYGLESFDAVVISNALHVMPHPEKALAEAWRVLKPGGWLFAPTFVWGKSRSARLRLWFMRLSGFRVYHVWTAGELMAYLSECGYSIVRHQLLGSSLAPLCCLIARKIPDERTAARQATVRSAQHDDPKVKKE, via the coding sequence ATGGATGACAATAAGCAGTTTTGGGAGCGGTTTTCACGGCACTACTCTGGTTTCATGCGCCGCTCTCAGGCAACCTATCAACAGATATGCAAAGCAATGCGTCCTTTTCTGAAACGGGATATGGATGTGCTGGAGTTGGCCTGCGGAACAGGTCAGCTGTCCGTGCCGCTGTCTCCATGTGTCCGGAGCTGGGAGGCAACCGACTTTTCATCTGAAATGATCCGCCAGGCCAAAAAGCAGGTGCATTCGTCCCGGCTTCATTTCTCCGTCCAGGACGCCACCAAGCTGCCCTACGGCCTGGAGAGCTTCGATGCGGTTGTGATCTCTAACGCTCTCCATGTCATGCCGCACCCGGAAAAGGCTCTGGCGGAGGCCTGGCGGGTTCTGAAGCCGGGGGGATGGCTGTTCGCCCCCACCTTTGTCTGGGGCAAAAGCCGAAGCGCCAGACTCCGGCTCTGGTTCATGAGGCTGTCAGGCTTTCGGGTGTACCATGTCTGGACTGCCGGGGAGCTGATGGCATACCTGTCCGAGTGCGGCTATTCCATCGTTCGCCATCAGCTTCTCGGAAGTTCGTTGGCGCCGCTGTGCTGTCTGATAGCCAGGAAGATCCCGGATGAACGGACTGCGGCACGGCAGGCTACCGTCCGGTCCGCACAGCACGATGATCCAAAAGTCAAGAAGGAGTGA
- a CDS encoding heavy-metal-associated domain-containing protein — protein sequence MWKYTVEVNGMMCGMCEAHVNDAVRKACPVKKVSSSRSKNQTVILSETELDTEAVMNAIRSTGYEVGTIQKEPYKKRGLFG from the coding sequence ATGTGGAAGTACACAGTGGAAGTCAACGGAATGATGTGCGGGATGTGCGAGGCTCATGTCAATGACGCCGTGCGCAAAGCCTGCCCGGTCAAAAAGGTGAGTTCTTCCCGGAGCAAAAACCAGACCGTGATCCTCTCTGAAACAGAGCTGGACACGGAGGCTGTTATGAACGCCATTCGCAGCACGGGGTATGAGGTCGGCACGATCCAGAAGGAGCCGTACAAAAAGAGAGGATTGTTTGGTTGA
- a CDS encoding metal-dependent transcriptional regulator: MAIHESGQMYLETIYILSQNSTFVRAIDVGERLGFTKPSVSRAMSILKKDGYVNVDADGAITLTETGLAIAKTMYTRHTVLSQMLMELGVDEETATEDACRIEHVISEKSFAAVQAHLEQVTKMREDAHGQ; the protein is encoded by the coding sequence ATGGCGATTCACGAGTCTGGCCAGATGTATCTGGAAACCATCTATATTCTCTCACAGAACAGCACCTTTGTTCGGGCTATCGATGTGGGAGAGCGGTTGGGCTTTACCAAGCCCAGCGTCAGCAGAGCCATGTCCATTCTGAAAAAGGACGGATATGTGAATGTGGATGCTGACGGAGCGATCACCCTGACGGAGACCGGGCTTGCCATTGCTAAGACGATGTATACCCGCCACACGGTGTTGAGCCAGATGCTGATGGAATTGGGCGTGGACGAGGAGACTGCGACCGAGGATGCCTGCCGGATCGAGCATGTGATCAGCGAAAAATCCTTCGCGGCGGTGCAGGCGCACTTGGAGCAGGTAACGAAAATGCGGGAAGATGCGCACGGACAATGA
- a CDS encoding DUF3793 family protein: MSEDLLIRHCSPTLAGIKTGNLFSCACPSRKDLTRDLCRLNKKLVPKGIRILPLRVCKGRALIYAYRPHALESDLTDHRARALLLKYGYVPENPNGCVVHLIHRLRSEGEFPHEIGLFLSYPPEDVLGFICNRACNHKCVGCWKVYGDEQAARNLFEKYEMCSKIYSRQWQQGKSIEQLTVAG; the protein is encoded by the coding sequence ATGTCAGAGGATCTGCTGATTCGTCACTGTTCTCCCACCCTGGCCGGAATCAAGACGGGAAATCTCTTTTCCTGCGCCTGCCCCAGCCGGAAGGATCTGACGCGAGACTTGTGCCGGCTGAACAAGAAACTGGTGCCCAAGGGCATTCGCATCCTGCCGCTTCGGGTTTGCAAAGGCCGAGCTTTGATTTACGCCTACCGGCCCCATGCGCTGGAGAGCGATCTGACTGATCACCGCGCCAGAGCATTGCTTCTCAAATACGGCTATGTGCCGGAAAATCCCAATGGCTGTGTGGTTCACCTGATCCACCGGCTCCGGAGCGAGGGGGAATTTCCCCATGAGATCGGACTGTTTTTGAGCTATCCGCCGGAGGATGTGCTGGGCTTCATCTGCAATCGGGCATGCAATCACAAATGCGTGGGCTGCTGGAAGGTCTACGGCGACGAGCAGGCCGCCAGAAACCTCTTTGAGAAATACGAGATGTGCAGCAAAATCTACTCCCGGCAGTGGCAGCAAGGGAAATCCATCGAGCAGCTCACCGTGGCTGGTTGA
- a CDS encoding flavodoxin, whose product MSKVAVVYWSGTGNTEAMAMAVAEGAKGKGAEVSVITAAEFSPEQVSEYSAIAFGCPSMGSEQLEESEFEPMFTACEGRLSGKNIALFGSYGWGDGEWMRSWESRCNDDGANLACDSVICNETPDDDALAACRELGASLA is encoded by the coding sequence ATGAGTAAAGTTGCAGTTGTGTATTGGAGCGGCACGGGAAACACCGAGGCCATGGCCATGGCGGTGGCCGAAGGAGCCAAGGGCAAGGGTGCCGAGGTGTCTGTGATCACCGCCGCAGAGTTCTCCCCGGAGCAGGTCAGCGAGTATTCCGCCATCGCTTTCGGCTGCCCCTCCATGGGGTCGGAGCAGCTGGAGGAGAGCGAGTTCGAGCCTATGTTCACCGCCTGTGAGGGCAGGCTGAGCGGGAAGAATATCGCCCTGTTCGGCTCCTACGGCTGGGGCGATGGCGAATGGATGCGCAGCTGGGAGTCCCGCTGCAACGACGACGGCGCCAATCTGGCCTGTGACAGCGTGATCTGCAACGAGACTCCGGACGATGACGCTCTGGCGGCTTGCCGCGAGCTGGGCGCGTCGCTGGCCTGA
- a CDS encoding helix-turn-helix transcriptional regulator encodes MLKEYLSSQGSATGRWSSSMPGVQICRFSLPEPEQEPLRSVPVCGAPLQFEVLFCLTGRLTVRTLQGTSCTVEAPGIFLLSDSSALRSCRYSGNLSGVLIAVDAKAAKESLVTVCSTLGMKLDTRIVKKKMTARNGCTALHGTPWTQAFFETVRRLSEQEQERYCVFKSVELLYLLCTEVSESDESLSGSGCPVSQSLLEVKVYIQTHLSDKLTIALLCKQFSVSPTFLKEGFRRAYGVPIHTYLIQQRLRRAQELICTTRMSIQQIAQSVGYEGMSQFNAAFKREYGMTPGQYRKMSETATLRPF; translated from the coding sequence ATGCTGAAAGAATATTTATCGAGCCAGGGCTCCGCCACAGGCCGTTGGAGCAGCAGTATGCCAGGGGTGCAGATCTGCCGGTTTTCCCTGCCGGAGCCGGAGCAGGAACCTCTGCGGTCTGTCCCGGTGTGCGGCGCACCGCTCCAGTTTGAGGTGCTGTTCTGCCTGACCGGCCGCCTTACTGTCCGAACGTTACAAGGTACCTCCTGCACGGTGGAGGCGCCGGGGATTTTCCTGCTCTCCGACAGCTCTGCTCTCCGCTCGTGTCGGTACAGCGGAAACCTGAGCGGTGTTTTGATTGCCGTAGACGCAAAAGCCGCAAAGGAAAGCCTTGTGACGGTCTGCTCCACTTTGGGGATGAAGCTGGACACCAGGATCGTCAAGAAAAAGATGACAGCAAGAAACGGCTGCACGGCCCTGCACGGCACACCTTGGACACAGGCTTTTTTTGAAACCGTTCGTCGTCTGTCAGAGCAGGAGCAGGAACGCTACTGTGTTTTCAAGTCGGTGGAACTGCTGTATCTGCTCTGCACCGAGGTATCTGAATCGGATGAATCTCTCTCCGGCTCAGGCTGCCCAGTATCCCAAAGCCTCTTGGAAGTCAAGGTATACATACAGACGCATCTGTCTGATAAGCTCACCATTGCGCTCCTCTGCAAACAGTTTTCCGTTTCCCCGACCTTCTTGAAAGAAGGTTTTCGCCGCGCCTACGGCGTACCGATCCACACGTATTTGATCCAGCAGCGCCTCCGGCGAGCACAGGAGCTGATCTGCACCACCCGGATGTCCATTCAGCAAATTGCGCAGTCTGTGGGGTATGAGGGTATGAGCCAGTTCAACGCAGCGTTCAAGCGGGAGTATGGCATGACTCCCGGCCAGTACAGAAAAATGTCGGAAACCGCAACTCTGCGTCCGTTTTGA
- a CDS encoding heavy metal translocating P-type ATPase yields MNATILHESRGRIRFRLRQKRMTLAQADLLEAWLQGKSWTRQVTVHERTCAVILYYDGDRQTVLEAIRQFSWQEAEQTTALPAHSSRALNREFEEKLVTKVVCKAACTLFLPPPLRIARILWHMIPFVRRGLRCLLRRRIKVELLDALSISISACRRDFGTAGMVMFLLEVGELLEEWTRKKSVADLARCMSLNVDRVWLRTAQGEVLVPVSQIQPGDAVVVRAGGIVPVDGLVLEGEVTVNQASLTGESIPVPKRPGGAVYAGTVVEEGECVLEVKQASGQSRYDQIVHMIEQSEQMKSEAESKAANLADKLVPYTFVGSLLSFALTRNVARALSVLMVDFSCALKLAMPLAVLSAMREAGRAHITVKGGKFLEAVATADTIVFDKTGTLTHACPRVAQVVSFGGKEESEMLRLAACLEEHFPHSMANAVVEEAKRRGLRHEEYHSKVEYLVAHGIASTVDEERVLIGSAHFIFEDEGCVIPEGEQERFDALPPEYSHLYLAVGGQLAAVICISDPLREEAKEVLSTLRALGVTSTVMLTGDSYRTAAAIAAQVGVDDFRAGVLPADKAEYVARLRREGHTVLMVGDGINDSPALSEADAGIAISDGAAIAREIADITIAADSLWELVELRRIAMALMARIHSNYRFVIGFNGALIALGVAGVLPPATSATLHNLSTLGVSLRSMSALPLSKKNTP; encoded by the coding sequence ATGAACGCAACCATATTGCACGAGAGCCGGGGGCGCATCCGGTTCCGGCTGCGCCAGAAACGAATGACGCTGGCACAGGCGGATCTGCTGGAAGCCTGGCTCCAAGGAAAATCCTGGACACGCCAGGTCACCGTCCATGAACGCACCTGTGCTGTGATCCTGTACTACGATGGGGATCGACAAACCGTGCTGGAGGCCATCCGGCAGTTTTCATGGCAGGAGGCAGAGCAGACCACTGCGCTGCCCGCCCACAGCAGCCGGGCGCTGAACCGGGAATTCGAGGAGAAACTGGTAACTAAGGTAGTGTGCAAAGCTGCCTGTACCCTGTTTCTCCCACCTCCATTGCGGATTGCCCGCATACTCTGGCACATGATCCCCTTTGTACGGCGGGGACTGCGCTGCCTGCTGCGCCGCCGCATCAAGGTGGAACTGCTGGATGCCCTGTCTATTTCCATTTCCGCCTGCAGAAGGGACTTTGGAACCGCCGGAATGGTCATGTTCCTGCTGGAGGTGGGCGAACTGCTGGAGGAGTGGACAAGAAAGAAATCTGTGGCGGATCTGGCCCGGTGCATGTCGCTGAATGTGGACCGGGTCTGGCTGCGCACAGCCCAGGGCGAAGTGCTGGTCCCCGTGTCCCAGATCCAGCCGGGGGATGCGGTAGTCGTCCGCGCCGGCGGCATCGTCCCCGTGGACGGCCTGGTGCTGGAGGGGGAGGTCACCGTCAATCAGGCGTCCCTCACCGGTGAGTCCATCCCGGTGCCCAAGCGACCCGGAGGCGCAGTCTATGCCGGCACCGTGGTGGAGGAGGGCGAGTGTGTGCTGGAGGTGAAGCAGGCCTCCGGTCAGAGCCGCTATGACCAAATCGTTCACATGATCGAGCAGTCGGAGCAGATGAAGTCGGAGGCTGAGAGCAAGGCTGCCAATCTGGCGGACAAGCTGGTGCCCTATACCTTTGTAGGGAGCCTGCTGAGTTTTGCTCTTACCCGCAATGTGGCACGGGCTTTGTCGGTGCTGATGGTGGACTTCTCCTGCGCCCTGAAACTGGCCATGCCTCTGGCCGTCCTCTCTGCCATGCGGGAGGCGGGACGGGCCCATATCACCGTCAAGGGCGGCAAGTTCCTGGAGGCGGTGGCTACCGCCGACACCATCGTTTTCGACAAGACCGGCACCCTGACCCACGCCTGCCCCCGGGTGGCTCAGGTGGTGTCCTTCGGTGGCAAAGAGGAATCCGAAATGCTGCGGCTGGCTGCCTGTCTGGAGGAGCACTTCCCCCATTCCATGGCCAACGCCGTGGTGGAGGAGGCCAAGCGCCGGGGCCTGCGCCACGAGGAGTACCACTCCAAGGTGGAGTATCTGGTGGCTCACGGCATCGCAAGCACCGTCGATGAGGAGCGAGTCCTCATCGGCAGCGCCCACTTTATCTTTGAGGATGAGGGCTGCGTCATTCCAGAGGGCGAGCAGGAACGCTTTGATGCGCTGCCGCCGGAGTATTCCCACCTGTATCTGGCGGTGGGGGGACAGCTGGCCGCTGTGATCTGCATCTCCGACCCGCTGCGGGAGGAGGCGAAGGAAGTCCTGTCCACCCTCCGTGCTCTGGGAGTCACCAGTACCGTCATGCTCACCGGCGACAGCTACCGCACCGCCGCAGCCATCGCCGCACAGGTGGGAGTGGATGACTTCCGCGCCGGAGTCCTGCCGGCGGACAAGGCGGAGTATGTGGCACGGCTACGCCGGGAGGGGCATACCGTCCTGATGGTGGGCGACGGCATCAACGACTCACCGGCCTTGTCCGAGGCGGATGCAGGCATTGCCATCAGCGACGGCGCCGCCATCGCCCGGGAGATTGCAGACATCACCATTGCCGCCGACAGCCTCTGGGAGCTTGTAGAGCTGCGTCGGATCGCCATGGCGCTGATGGCGCGCATCCACTCCAACTATCGCTTTGTTATCGGCTTCAACGGCGCCCTGATCGCTCTCGGCGTGGCCGGTGTCCTGCCGCCTGCCACCTCCGCCACGCTGCACAATCTTTCCACCCTGGGCGTCAGCTTACGGAGTATGAGTGCATTACCACTTAGCAAAAAGAATACACCATGA
- a CDS encoding cupin domain-containing protein, which yields METLIKNVPHAQPFALKGQVEYEGGKVVSLTLAQQPGAGITLFAFDAGETISTHAAPGDAMATILEGTAQITIDGVPHTLNAGEAIIMPAGIPHAVQAVTAFKMYLVVVKTPSC from the coding sequence ATGGAAACTCTGATTAAGAATGTGCCTCATGCGCAGCCCTTTGCCTTGAAGGGGCAAGTGGAATATGAAGGGGGTAAGGTTGTCAGCCTGACCCTGGCCCAACAGCCCGGTGCGGGGATCACCCTGTTTGCCTTTGATGCGGGTGAGACCATCAGCACCCACGCTGCTCCCGGAGACGCTATGGCGACTATTTTGGAAGGAACGGCACAAATTACCATTGACGGCGTTCCCCACACCCTAAACGCAGGAGAAGCCATTATCATGCCTGCCGGCATCCCTCACGCAGTACAGGCGGTGACAGCGTTTAAGATGTACCTGGTGGTCGTGAAGACCCCGTCCTGCTGA